The following nucleotide sequence is from Psychroflexus torquis ATCC 700755.
GGGGCCCTTACTGCTGGATTTTGCGGTGCCAATAAGGAAAATTTGTTAGCCTCTTGTATAGCGAGTTTCTTGAGCATGGGAATAGCTGGTGAACATGCTGCCCAGCACAATAGAGGGTGTTATCCTGGGAGTTTTAGAGTATTTCTTATCGATGAAATATATAAACTTAATGACACCATTTTGAGAGATAAATCCAAGATTGAATTTGTTTAAATTGGTATAATACCATGCGATTAGTCCACTATTAAAATAAATGAATTATGAATTATAAATGGTTTTTGAAAACAGTTGATTTAGTACATCCATTAATGAACCAAATTAAAAATCATGCGTTCATTAAAGAGTTAAGTGAAGGAACTTTAAGTGCTGAACAATTTCATTTTTATATGTACCAAGATTCTTTTTATCTATCTATTTATGGGAAGGTATTAGGTAATATTGCTACCCAATTAAAAGATCCTTATCATTCGTTGGACTATATGAGTTTTGCGAATGGAACTATTGAAGTTGAAAAAGATTTGCACAAAGAATTTATAACTCAATTGAAAGGATTTAAGGCACCAGAGAAATCTCCAACTTGTAGCTTGTATACTGGTTTTCTTACTGAAGTTTATCAGTACGATTCTATAGAAGTGAGCTTATCTGCTGTTTTGCCTTGTTTCTGGATTTATAAAGAAGTCGGGGATTATTTGCTGTCAATTGCCAACACAAATAATAATCCTTACCAAAAGTGGATAGATACCTATGGAGGTGAGGATTTTTCAAAGTCTGTTGATCGCGCTATTGAAATTACAGAGTATTATGCTCAAAATACCACGCCCAAAGTAAGAGAAGAAATGACACAAGCTTTTCTAAAGACTGCACAACTGGAATGGATGTTTTGGGATAGTGCTTATCGCAAGGAAAAATGGCCAGTCTGAGTTAAAAAACCATCAATAATAAATGACTAAAAATGAAAACGTACCCAAAGCTTTTAATCATAGCAGGAAGTGACTCTGGTGGTGGAGCAGGCATACAAGCTGATATTAAGTCGGCTGGAGCTTGCGGAGCTTATTCTGCAACCATAATTACTGCTATTACAGCCCAGAACACCCTTGGTGTAAACGCTATTGAAGGTGTTTCTCCTCAGATGATAGCCAACCAATTGACAGCGGTGATGGATGATATTGGAGCAGACGCCTTAAAAATAGGGATGCTTCATTCTAAAGAGGTTATCGAAGAAGTTGCAAAACATCTTCAACATTATAAAGCAAAACATATCGTTTTAGATCCTGTTATGGTAGCTACTTCTGGTGATCCTTTGCTTCAGGAAGATGCCATACAGGCCTTGATGCATCAAATAATACCCCAGGCAGAAGTAATCACACCTAATGTGCCCGAAATGGAGCTTCTCCTAGGTGAAACTATTAAAAATACTACGGAGTTTTCGGACTATGCAAGAGCTTTGGCCGAAAAGTTTAAGGTCTCTGTTTTACTTAAAGCTGGACACCTAAAAGGTGATAAATCTGTCGATATTTTATTCAATGTAAAAACAAAACAGATAACAAAATTGAGTTCACCAAGAATCACAACCAAAAATACACATGGTACAGGATGTAGTTTATCTTCTGCATTAGCAAGTTATTTGGCTCAAGGTTTTAGTTTAGAAGACGCTTCTCAAAAAGCAAAAACATTTATTTACCAAGCGATCAAAGCGGGTGGTGATTATAAATTAGGCAAAGGCTCAGGTCCAATTCATCATTTTTATAAGTTGGGAGACTAATTTTTTAATTTTGAGTTTACTTTTTATTTTTATCAATATATGTGGTAACGCGTTGTTCTAAAATAGGAAGGGTGACGACTCCTTGCTCAAGAATAACTTCATGAAACTCACGGATATCAAAGCCACTACCTAGTATTTTTTCAGCTTTCGCTCTTAATTCACGAATTTTGATCTCACCAATCTTGTAAGAAACGGCTTGTCCTGGCCATGAAATATAGCGATCTACTTCGGTATTTATATTGTGTAACGAAAGGGCTGTCTCTTTGGTGAAATAGTCTACAGCTTCCTCTCGAGTCCATCCCATGGCATGAATGCCCGTCTATAACTAAACGACAAGCACGCCATTGCTCGTAAGTCAGTTTCCCAAATCGCTCATAGGCGGTGGTATAAATCCCCATTTCTTCAGCAAGGAACTCAGAGTACAATCCCCAGCCTTCTCCATAGGCGGATAAGTACATGTTTTTTCTAAAATCAGGGATGCTATCGCCAAGCTCTGCATTAAGAGCGTTTTGTAAATGATGTCCAGGGACTGCTTCGTGAGCAGTTAAGGACGGTAAGACATATAAAGGTCGGTTGGTTAAGTTGTAGGTGTTGACCCAATAATACCCCGGCTGAGTGTCATTAGAAGCGCCAATATAGCGGCCTGTTGTATATTTAGGAGCAATGGCATCGGGGACTTTAGCGACACCATAGGGTTTTCTAGGTAAAGTCTTGAAATAGGCCGGGAGCTTGGCATCGATACGTTTGGCTATATCACGGGCTTCTTTTAAAAGGTCTTCTCCAGTTTTAGCATAAAACTGCTCATCGGTTCTAAGGAATTGGATGAACTCTTCAAAGCTCCCCTCAAAACCAAGGTTAGTTATGATGGCTTTCATTTCTGTATGGATTCTCGCCACTTCATCCAAACCAATTTGATGAATGTCTTCAGCAGTTAGATCCAAGGTTGTATAGTAATTTAACCGATTTTGATAGTAGGCTTCGCCTTGTGGTCCTTCTGAGACCCCTAAAGTGGTTTTAGTAGTGGGCAAATAGTCCACTTCAAAAAAGCTCTTAACACGTCTAAATTGTGGAATGACATTGGCCTTTATGGCTGTTCTTGCTGCTTGAATCACAGAGTCTTTTTGAGATTCTGATAGAGTAGAAGGGAGGTTCTGAAAGGGTTCGTAAAAGTAACTGTCTTCAGGTTGGTCAACGATTTGAGAATCGTAAGTCGATTCATAGCCTTCAAAAATCACTCGGGGTTGGGTGATGCCTTTTTTTAAGCCTTGTCTCAGAAGTTTAAAATGTTGGTCGACATATGTAGGAATAGCGTTGAGTTTGTTGAGATAAACTTTCACTTGCTCATAAGTGTTGAGGTCTCTCACTTCATAAGATAGACTAAGATGGAAACCAGAATCGGACAGTAGTGGATTTAAGTAGGCTTCAAACTCATAGAAGTCCACTGTTTCCTTAAGCTTAAACTTTAGCATTTCTAATGAAATCTGTTCAGTTTCTGAAAGTTGACTGTTATCTATTTCAGCTAAATCGGTAAGGAGTTGACTCGCAAAATCAGCTTCTTGTTGGTAATAAGTTTTTGTGTATAGACCCAAGGGATAGGTTTTTAGATCATACCCTTTATGGTCTTGATAGGTCTGAACGATGGAATCTAATTGCCGACTAGGGGTCTGACTCTTACCTAAATTTACTACTAAAAGGCAGACTATAGAACATATAATGTATTTCATGGATGTTTATTTTAAAGTTTAAAGATAGATTATATGCAGGAAATAGGGTCGTCTAACAACTTCCAACTAAGGAGATATCTTATAATATTGATTTTGAGATTAAGGGGTTAAAAAATATATAAGACCTATTCATATTAGACTAAAGGTATTTTTTCAAACAAAAATTCATTGAAACCACTCGAACTGACATTTCTAATATGCTATTATCATCAAGTTTTTAAAGTTATAAAAAAGCTGATATTAAGTTGTTTTGTCTTCTCGAGTATTCCGACGTTTTCGTAGGGATACTCGAGATGTGTCTTGTTATCTGAAGCGTTTTCGACTAGTTTCAATGATTTTTTCAAGCAAAAATTCATTGAAACTAGTCGAACCGACATTTCTAGTATGCTATTATCATCAAGTTTTAAATCTATAAAAAAACTGATATTAAGTTGTTTTGTCTCATCGAGTATTCCGACGTTTTCGTCGGGATGTATCGAGATGTGTCTTGTTATCTGAAGCGTTCTCGATACAATTTCAATGATTTTTTCAAACAAAAATTCGTTAAAACCACTCGAACTGACATTTCTAGTATGCTATTATCATCAAGTTTTAAATCTATGTTTTCGAAATAAACCGTTTTTTTTCGCCTGCTTTTTATCAAAAATAATCAATAAATCTGTGCTGAGCTACGTCGTAGTATAATTCAATTTATTTATATGACATTATAGGTTTAATTTGGCATTAAAGAAATATGTAAATTAAGAATTATGAAAATTGATATATGTTCACTTCTCTGGATCTAAAAATATAACTCCTCTATCTTAGGTGATTAAATTCTTTCTCACTGAATTTTTCCATTTGATTTAAAGCGGTGTTCTAAGATTAATGTGTCCAATGTTTATCTAAAATTATATAGATATGAGACCTTCAGCGTAAAGGGATGCCTTCAATTGTGTAGCCACAAAATACTTACAGTATTATTTGAATTGGTCTTTATTAAAATCAAGAACTCAACCCGTAAAATATCAACACTCACAGGCAATGCCTTTGCTTCAAATAGCGCATGCTAAGTGTGAACAACAACTATTGAATACGCTGATTAGGACTCAGCTTAATCTGATAATCAAAATAGTGAATTTCGTTAAAAATAAATCAGAAGGAAATTGAAAGTAATTAAATACTGACTTCTACACTTTTTATTTCCTCTTAGTTGAGCAAAGTATCGCGTAGATATGAAGTGTTTATAGTGTGGGTGGACGTCCGCAAAACACTTCAATGCCCAAACATCCAAAGTCTTTAGTGCCAAAGCAGCAGTGAGCGTATTTCTTTTTTAATCTTTTCTGTTTCTATAAACTCAACATATAAATACTAGCTGGTTTAAACTAGAGCCTTCTTCTTCAATAGCCATCTATCTTGAGGTAGATAGTCTTTACCTTTAGGTGAAATCACAATTTTATCAAGTATGTTGACCTCTTTAAATAATAATTCTAAAAATAGGTCTGGATGAAATGCAGAATATGTTCTATGCCCTTCCTTTACGTTTCCTTTTATAATTAGTTCTCCTTGGTCGAATTTTTTCCTTTCTTCCTCTATCAGCTTTGGCCTGAAATTTTCTCCCTGAGTTGTTATAAGCATTACCCCGCCTGGTTTTAAGACTCTTTTTAATTCATTAAACCAGTTAAAGTGCATTTCTTTTGAAAGGTGGGTAAAAATTGAGATTCCATAAATGGCATCAAATGTGTTATCTTCATAAGGAAGTTTTGCTTCCAAATTATTGTGATTAAAGTTCACCTTCTGAATATTCTTTTTGCACCATTGTATAGATTCTTTATTATAATCTGTTCCATAAAAACTAGATTGGTCATTAGAAATATAAGGCATATGCCTAATTATTCTTCCAGGACCACACCCCCAATCTAAAATTTTTCCTCCAGACAAGTTTATGTGTTTTCCTAATAGTTTAAAAATCCATTCAGCAGTTGTTTTACCCCCAAAATAATATTTTGAGTAATCAATTTGAAAAGATTCATACATTAAGTAATCAGGCGGCAGTAAAATTTCCGGATTATCTTTTTTAAATTTTTTATTCAGTTTTTTATTTTTATTTCTCTCTAATACGTACCTCAATTTATCAAGAGGATAGAGAAGTCTATACTGTCGAAGAGTATTTGATATTTGTCCTTTGTTCATTCCTTTTTGCTATTCGATGATTAACTTTATACTGCCTGTTCCTGAAAGAGTCATAACTTTTGCAATATAGACACCACTAGATAAATCGGAGACATCAATATTCATATTTAGGCTGTTTGGATAAAGAGCTTTAATCTGATGACCAAGAATATCAAACAGATATAGGGTTTCGATGATTTTATTTTCTGAGCGTATGGTCAATTGGTCTTTCGCTGGGTTTGGATAACTGCTCAATTCTCCCTTAATATTGGATAATTGATCAAAGCCATCGCTGAGTGTATTGGATACTTGCTCAATATCATCAAATAAGAATGTCGCATTAGCAGAGGCATCGTTTGGTCCATTATAGCCTAGCATCAATGTCAGAACATTATAAATTGGGTTATCCCCGTTTGAAAGGTCCCAAGTATAGGTTGCCCATTCGCCCGATACGGTAGTGAAGACGTCTTGTTCTTTTCCGAAATCCTCTACATTACTTTCTAACTTAAATTTCAACAAAGTGCCTACAGGGGCATCGGTATATACTTTCATAGAGATAGTTCCAAAAGTAGACATGTTTTCAATAAAGTCTGTTAAGGCCAACTTACTCCGCATAAATCCATCACCGCCACTTCGAATAAATTGCCCAACGTTAAGACTAGGGTTGTTTGCGTTTATCTGTGGATTCGGAATGACAGATGCTATTGCACCAAAAAAATTGGTAAAGTCTGAAGTGACGACACTGTTCTCAAAATCAATGGGTAGACTGGTTGGCTCAGGCTCTAGTATAGAAGGACCTATTTCTTGTTGTACATCGTCAAACAAAAATGTAGAGGTGGCTGAACCATTTCCAACATTGCCAAAGTCGAACATAAATTGTATTCTATCGTATTCGTTAGACTGACCGTGAAAATTCCAGCTAGCAATCTCCCATTCTCCAGAAACTGTAGTTAGATAATCTAAATTGGTAGTGCCAGAAGGCCCTTGAAGCTCTAATTTTATTCTTGTGCCTACTGGAGCTGTTGTATTCACCTTCATAGAAATTTGCCATAATGTAGAAAGGTCTAGATTATTAGCAAAAAACACTTTACTTCCAGCCCAAAAATCGCCTCCATCTCGAACAACTTGACCTACTTTACTAGAAGTGTTGATGCCATTCATTTCAGGGTTCGTAATCACGCTTAATGTTGCTCCTGAATAGCTCAGAAAATCGGTATCAACGATTCCTGTTTCAAAATCTATCGGTAAAGAAGCTGGAACTGGCGCTAATGGTCCCTCGACTTGTTCGATATCGTCAAAGTAAAAGGTTGAGTTTGATGTACCGTCACCTATATTTCCAAAATCGAACATAAAAACAAGTTCATTGAGGTTGTTAGCGGTGCCAACAAAGATCCATTCTAGAGTTTCCCATGCACTAGAAACAGTTGTGGTAGCATTTACATCTGCCGATGGTCCTGATCCTTCTAACTTAAACTTAACCGTAGTTCCTACAGGCGCATCAGTGTATACTTTCATCGAAATTTTCGTTAGTACAGAAAAATCAAGATTGTCGACTAATAAAATTTTACTTCCCGCAAAAGCGGCACCTCCATCCCTTACTATTCGAGCTACAGAGTTGCTGGTATTGATTCCTGAAGCCATTGGATTGATAGTTACAGTAGCGGTTCCTCCATCAAAATCGACAAAGTTTTCAGTAGTTATATCTTCTTCAAAATTAATTGGCAAGCTTTGAGAAAATCCCAGATAGAGACAGGAAAGGCATAAAAGGAGTGCGATTTTTTTCATTTTTTTTTAAATTTAAGACTAAGTCAGTTTTAAGGTTTACAGTATTTCCTCAAAACGTAATAGAGATTGTATTATTTATAATTTGGCAGTAAAAATAAACAAGTATTTTCATTTTTCACAAAATACTTTTATAGAGGCCGCTATTTAAGCACATATTAATTTGGAATGATATATTTTTGTGTATAAATCATTCTAGAAATAAGGTTGTGAAAGATGGTTTTCTTAGTTCTAGACCTGCTCAATCGGTAATAGAATTCATCAAAATATCCATTAATATGAAAAGAACTTTCATATAAAAATGTAGTTTTGATTTACGATTTGGTATGACGTATCATAGTATGTAAGATTTTGAAGTTTTTCCAGAATCACTAGGTATTGGTTTAATGTTGTATTTAGTGGCTATGGGTCTATGTCGTCGCCATAAATTTGTATTTATATTTTTAGTTTTTGAGATGTGTTTATCAAATAGTGGACGTAGTTCTTTAGTAGAAAAGTCATTTATTTGATTCCCTTACATTTTTTACTTATCCATCATCTGTCAACTCATGGGCTACCCCAGATTTTTTTATCTTGGTATCACAGCTTCTCCTAACCTTGCTATTTTCTTTTTCCCCTACTACAGACTCATCTATCTCAACTCTATTCACCATTAGGAAGTTTACAGTAGACTTCACAGAGTTACGAACCTAGTGCATGAACATTCGGGCAGTTACGGTGCAATGTCTACTCGTTTTGCCAAGTAGCTTGCTGATAAACTTCGAGTGGTAGTTGCCATTCTAAAACTGATGGTAAAAGCCTTATCCAGTCTGAATTTCACTCTATAGAAAAGGGTGTTTGCTGAAGGTGACTCCGTATGGATGTATTTATTGGAGATGATAGTATAATTAGGAAGGATTAGACACGAGGTATGACTGCATTTAAACCATTTTCCCACTTGATTTCTGATAGATATTCCTTAGAAGGTTCCACCGAATTGGACCGAACATAGGACTATTGGGCATTTTGTCTTTCAAAATTAATCATATAATTACTGTTTTAGTAGTTTATACTATACAGCAAGTATGAAGTTACAGGGTGGCCTCTATACTTCTAAATCTATTAAATTTTCGATAGGGTCTAAAGAGTATTAGATGGTTTGGTCTGTTGCGTCGTTTTATTGAATTCAAGTTTAGATATATAAATTTACATTAACGGTTGTTTTAAAATTATCGCCAATTCGTTATATCAAAAAAAACTTCACGTCTACTTGTGAATGTTCCGTTATAAAATCACGTTGCTATGTTTTTTATTCCGTTTCTAATGTGTCATAAAACAATGGGCTATATATAGAATAAGTAAGTTGCCTTAAGGGTTGAGTGCATCTAAATATTAGAAAACTTTGTTTAAACGATAGTGAATAAAGATTTTTCATAAAAAAACTCCCGCAAAACAAAAGTTTTGTAGGAGTTTAAAAAGTGCCCAGAGCGGGAGTCGAACCCGCACACCCCGAAGGACACATGGCCCTCAACCATGCCTGTCTACCAATTCCAGCACCTGGGCATAATAAATACGAATATAAGCACTCAAAGCTGTTTTTGATAATTTTTAAAAGAATTTATCAATACAATCATAAATGAAAATATGTATTTATAAATGAAGGAGGTGTACCCTCAAAAAGAAATTAAGTAAAATCTAATAGATAATATACTGTTCAAATTCACCTTTCGGCTTGCTCAGGATAAACTTCTCACCAAACAAAATCATAACCTAATCATTGTGATCTGACTGGGGCTTCCTTCGACTTCACCTCTCGGCTTGCTCAGGATAAACTTCTCACCAAACAAAATCATAACCTAATTATTGTGATCTGACTGGGGCTTCCTTCGACTTCACCTCTCGGCTTGCTCAGGATAAACTTCTCACCAAACAAAATCATAACCTAATTATTGTGATCTGACTGGGGCTCGAACCCAGGACCCTCTCCTTAAAAGGGAGATGCTCTACCAACTGAGCTATCAGATCTTGTAATAAACTAAGAACTTAAAATTAAAAATTCATCTGACTGGGGCTTCCTTCGACTTCACCTCTCGGCTTGCTCAGGATAAACTTCTCACCCAACAAAATCAAAACTTAATTATTGTGATCTGACTGGGGCTTCCTTCGACTTCACCTCTCGGCTTGCTCAGGATAAACTTCTCACCAAACAAAATCATAACCTAATTATTGTGATCTGACTGGGGCTCGAACCCAGGACCCTCTCCTTAAAAGGGAGATGCTCTACCAACTGAGCTATCAGATCTTTTAACGTCTTTTTGCGGGTGCAAATATAATATCTTCCTTCGGTATTTCAAGTAAAATTAAATTAAATTTGAAAGAATTTTAATTTATTCAAAAATACAAGATATGAAGTTAGTTTTATTAGGATATATGGGGGTTGGAAAGTCAACTTTAGGTAAGCTTATTGCCAAAACATTCAATATCCCTTTTATAGATCTCGATAATTACATCGAAAATAAAGAGCAATTATCGATATCACAGCTTTTTGAACTCAAAGGTGAGATTTATTTTAGAAAGGTCGAGGCGGAAGCCTTAATCGAAATTCTCTCTAAAAATGAAGATTATGTTTTGTCTCTGGGTGGGGGTACTCCAGTTTATGCGGATAATATGAAGAGTATTATGGAGGCTCTAGATGTCACGTCAGTTTATGTAAAGTTAAATCTTGAAGAATTAAGAGATAGGCTTTTTCAACAAAAAGAATCAAGACCCGTGATAGCTCATTTAAGTTCAAAAAGTGATTTTGATGATTTTCTAAGAAAGCATTTGTTCGAACGCCAGCAGTTTTACTTTATGGCCGACCACGTTTTAAATGTGACAGGAAAGACTGAATCTGTAAGTTTGGATGAATTGACGTCTCTTTTAAATCAGAATACTTAAATCAGTTCTGCTTTAGATGGAGAACTAAAGTCTACTTCAACCCTTTCATTGAGAGATGTGGATAGCGAAATCCCCTTAAAATCTGCTTTGATCGGGTATTTTTTATGGTTTCTATCTACCAATACAGCAGTTTTAAATTGTTTTAAAGGCACATCCAGAAAGTGTTTTGCAGCAAAAATGAGTGTTGAGCCCGTATTTAGAACATCATCGACGAGGATAACGCTTTTGTTCTTATATAGAGAGGGCTCTATAGATACTTGGACAGAATGTAATGGATTCTTTTTGTCTAAAGTGACAGTTGCTAAGACTACCTCGGTATCTGTTAATTGCTTTAGCTGTGCTGAAATTCGCTCTGCAAGTAAAGCGCCATTTTTATAAATGCCAGCGATAATAATTACCTTATCCTCCAAGCAAGTCTCTAAAATTTGAAGAGAAATTCGTTTGATTTTAATGGAGATATCCTCATCAGATAAAATTAAGGTTGGGCTTGTTTCCATGTTCGTTTTATTCAATATCGTCTTTAGTGTCTTCTTTTAAATCGTCTAGCTCTCTACGGTCTTTCTTGGTAGGTCTTCCTGCACCCTTTTTTCGATAATAGTCTTGAGAATATTTGAGTAATTCTAATTTTTCTAAACTTTCTTTTGGAGTAATATCAGTACAATAAATAGCAACAAGCTTAGCTCCAACTCTCGACTTTGGAATGTCTAGAATTTCTATTTTGTAATTGATTTGATTTTTTCTTATTTCTAGCTTGTCGGTAGGAAACACATTTCTTGAGGGCTTTACAGAATTCCCACCTATTTTGACATGGCCTTTTTTACAAGCACTTGTTGCAATATTTCTTGTTTTGAAATACCTTACAGACCATAAATATTTATCAACTCTCATTAAAATCAAATTTTTATCGTCTAACAAAAATAGAAGAAAATCGTATCTTGCAACAAAAATTACAGTTAAATGAAATTACAAAGATTGCTTTTTATTTTAATGCTTGGTTTTATCTTTTCATGTAGTAATGATGACGATACCGGGGAACCACTTGAGCTTAGAGATCCTGAAGAAGTGAGGGATGAAAATATGCTTCAAATAGAAGGTTTTTTGGAGACCCATTTTTATAGATTTGAAG
It contains:
- the tenA gene encoding thiaminase II; translated protein: MNYKWFLKTVDLVHPLMNQIKNHAFIKELSEGTLSAEQFHFYMYQDSFYLSIYGKVLGNIATQLKDPYHSLDYMSFANGTIEVEKDLHKEFITQLKGFKAPEKSPTCSLYTGFLTEVYQYDSIEVSLSAVLPCFWIYKEVGDYLLSIANTNNNPYQKWIDTYGGEDFSKSVDRAIEITEYYAQNTTPKVREEMTQAFLKTAQLEWMFWDSAYRKEKWPV
- a CDS encoding class I SAM-dependent methyltransferase, yielding MNKGQISNTLRQYRLLYPLDKLRYVLERNKNKKLNKKFKKDNPEILLPPDYLMYESFQIDYSKYYFGGKTTAEWIFKLLGKHINLSGGKILDWGCGPGRIIRHMPYISNDQSSFYGTDYNKESIQWCKKNIQKVNFNHNNLEAKLPYEDNTFDAIYGISIFTHLSKEMHFNWFNELKRVLKPGGVMLITTQGENFRPKLIEEERKKFDQGELIIKGNVKEGHRTYSAFHPDLFLELLFKEVNILDKIVISPKGKDYLPQDRWLLKKKALV
- a CDS encoding T9SS type A sorting domain-containing protein, with amino-acid sequence MKKIALLLCLSCLYLGFSQSLPINFEEDITTENFVDFDGGTATVTINPMASGINTSNSVARIVRDGGAAFAGSKILLVDNLDFSVLTKISMKVYTDAPVGTTVKFKLEGSGPSADVNATTTVSSAWETLEWIFVGTANNLNELVFMFDFGNIGDGTSNSTFYFDDIEQVEGPLAPVPASLPIDFETGIVDTDFLSYSGATLSVITNPEMNGINTSSKVGQVVRDGGDFWAGSKVFFANNLDLSTLWQISMKVNTTAPVGTRIKLELQGPSGTTNLDYLTTVSGEWEIASWNFHGQSNEYDRIQFMFDFGNVGNGSATSTFLFDDVQQEIGPSILEPEPTSLPIDFENSVVTSDFTNFFGAIASVIPNPQINANNPSLNVGQFIRSGGDGFMRSKLALTDFIENMSTFGTISMKVYTDAPVGTLLKFKLESNVEDFGKEQDVFTTVSGEWATYTWDLSNGDNPIYNVLTLMLGYNGPNDASANATFLFDDIEQVSNTLSDGFDQLSNIKGELSSYPNPAKDQLTIRSENKIIETLYLFDILGHQIKALYPNSLNMNIDVSDLSSGVYIAKVMTLSGTGSIKLIIE
- the thiD gene encoding bifunctional hydroxymethylpyrimidine kinase/phosphomethylpyrimidine kinase: MKTYPKLLIIAGSDSGGGAGIQADIKSAGACGAYSATIITAITAQNTLGVNAIEGVSPQMIANQLTAVMDDIGADALKIGMLHSKEVIEEVAKHLQHYKAKHIVLDPVMVATSGDPLLQEDAIQALMHQIIPQAEVITPNVPEMELLLGETIKNTTEFSDYARALAEKFKVSVLLKAGHLKGDKSVDILFNVKTKQITKLSSPRITTKNTHGTGCSLSSALASYLAQGFSLEDASQKAKTFIYQAIKAGGDYKLGKGSGPIHHFYKLGD
- a CDS encoding shikimate kinase codes for the protein MKLVLLGYMGVGKSTLGKLIAKTFNIPFIDLDNYIENKEQLSISQLFELKGEIYFRKVEAEALIEILSKNEDYVLSLGGGTPVYADNMKSIMEALDVTSVYVKLNLEELRDRLFQQKESRPVIAHLSSKSDFDDFLRKHLFERQQFYFMADHVLNVTGKTESVSLDELTSLLNQNT
- a CDS encoding RNA-binding S4 domain-containing protein produces the protein MRVDKYLWSVRYFKTRNIATSACKKGHVKIGGNSVKPSRNVFPTDKLEIRKNQINYKIEILDIPKSRVGAKLVAIYCTDITPKESLEKLELLKYSQDYYRKKGAGRPTKKDRRELDDLKEDTKDDIE
- a CDS encoding phosphoribosyltransferase family protein, giving the protein METSPTLILSDEDISIKIKRISLQILETCLEDKVIIIAGIYKNGALLAERISAQLKQLTDTEVVLATVTLDKKNPLHSVQVSIEPSLYKNKSVILVDDVLNTGSTLIFAAKHFLDVPLKQFKTAVLVDRNHKKYPIKADFKGISLSTSLNERVEVDFSSPSKAELI